The following are encoded together in the Fundidesulfovibrio putealis DSM 16056 genome:
- a CDS encoding ferredoxin domain-containing protein, which produces MKDIAIQVANLMAASARTAPKAGGKDFLEIAVVSQEADLKKIAQAMKDYAPKSTNEAYWLRDAANIENCHALVLVGLGKSLAAGYDCGACGYATCKEFEAKRVMADKDMGYDGPHCMMRMMDIGAALVSAAKTASILNLDNRVQQRVGAAARALGYIQAGVVMGIPVGFYGKSIFYDRAVPKH; this is translated from the coding sequence ATGAAAGACATCGCAATACAGGTCGCCAACCTCATGGCCGCGTCCGCCCGCACCGCTCCCAAGGCCGGAGGCAAGGATTTCCTGGAGATCGCCGTGGTCTCGCAGGAGGCCGACCTCAAGAAGATCGCCCAGGCCATGAAGGACTACGCCCCCAAGAGCACCAACGAGGCCTACTGGCTGCGCGACGCCGCCAACATCGAGAACTGCCACGCCCTGGTGCTGGTGGGGCTCGGCAAGTCGCTGGCCGCAGGCTACGACTGCGGGGCCTGCGGCTACGCCACCTGCAAGGAGTTCGAAGCGAAGCGCGTCATGGCCGACAAGGACATGGGCTACGACGGCCCGCACTGCATGATGCGCATGATGGACATCGGCGCGGCGCTGGTGTCGGCGGCCAAGACCGCCAGTATCCTGAACCTGGACAACCGCGTGCAGCAGCGCGTGGGAGCGGCCGCGCGGGCGCTCGGGTACATCCAGGCGGGCGTGGTTATGGGCATCCCCGTGGGATTCTACGGCAAGTCCATTTTCTACGACCGCGCCGTGCCGAAGCATTAA